Part of the Aureitalea marina genome, AAAAGAAGCAGGTGAGATCGCAGGACTGACCGTAGAACGAATCATCAATGAGCCAACGGCTGCTGCCCTGGCTTATGGGATGGACAAAAAAGACAGCGATCAGAAGATCGTCGTATTCGACTTTGGTGGTGGTACCCACGATGTCTCTATCCTTGAATTAGGCGATGGGGTATTTGAAGTACTGGCTACCGACGGTGATACTCACCTGGGTGGAGACGATGTAGATAGCAAGATCATCAACTGGCTGGCCGATGAGTTCCAGAGCGAGGAGCAAATGGACCTGCGTAAGGACCCTATGGCCCTGCAGCGCCTGAAAGAAGCTGCTGAAAAAGCCAAGATCGAATTGTCTGCTTCCAGCCAGACAGAGATTAACCTGCCTTATGTAACGGCTACGGCTACAGGGCCTAAGCACTTGGTTAAAACCTTGACCCGTGCCAAGTTCGAGCAGCTGATCGACGATCTGATCAAAAGAACAATCGAACCTTGTAAGACTGCACTTAAGAATGCCGGTCTGCAAACCAGTGATATCGACGAGATCATCCTGGTAGGAGGTTCTACCCGTATACCTGCTGTGCAGGAAGCCGTAGAGAAATTTTTCGGTAAGGCTCCAAGTAAGGGAGTAAATCCGGATGAGGTTGTTGCCGTTGGGGCTGCGATCCAAGGTGGAGTATTGACTGGTGATGTGAAGGATGTACTCCTGTTGGATGTGACACCTCTTTCTCTGGGAATTGAGACCATGGGAAGCGTGATGACCAAACTCATCGATGCCAACACCACCATCCCGACCAAGAAATCTCAGGTGTTTAGTACAGCTGCTGATAATCAGCCAAGTGTGGAGATCCACGTCTTGCAAGGAGAACGTCCAATGGCTGCAGATAACAAGACCATTGGCCGATTCCACCTGGATGGTATTCCACCGGCTCCTAGAGGAGTGCCTCAGATCGAGGTTACCTTCGATATTGACGCCAATGGTATCATCAAAGTAAGTGCCACTGATAAGGCGACAGGGAAATCTCAGGATATCCGAATCGAAGCCAGCAGCGGACTTACTGACGAAGAGATCGAAAAGATGAAGCGTGATGCCGAGGCCAATGCCGAAGCGGATAAAGCTACAAAAGAAAAGGTGGACAAGATCAACGAGGCCGATGCCATGATCTTCCAGACCGAGAAGCAACTGAAGGAGTTTGGCGACAAGCTGAGCGAGGACAAGAAGAAGCCGATCGAAGATGCCCTGGAGGAATTGAAGAAAGCCCACGAGACCAAGGATGTTGATACCATTCAACCTGCCCTGGACAAGATCAACGAAGCTTGGAAGACCGCCTCAGAAGAGATGTACAAAGCTCAGGCCGAAGCACAGCAGAACGGTGCGCCTACTGGTGATGCCGAAGCTGGAGCCGACAGTGGAGAGAATTCTGATGTAGAGGATGTCGACTTTGAAGAAGTGAAATAATTCACCATTTTCCATAAGAGAAAAACCCGGCCTACAGCCGGGTTTTTTTATTCTTAGGACGAGTTTCCGTTGCTATTCAAAACAAATTGATCCAAGCGTATATCATCCAATCCGTGATTGTCGATAGGATATTCCAATTGGCCCTGGATATTGTAAAGAGAGACCAGGATGAACTGGGTCAGAACCACGATCAGATAGCAGATCCCAGGGTGGGTCCCATTGCCAACTCCATTGATGATGGTTGGCGCATAGATCAGTGGGAAAAGGTATATAAAGACCAGGCAATAGGCCTTTAAACTCACGGGTATACGGTGTGTAGGTATGGCATGAAGGTTTTCCGCAGAGTCGTGCAAGTCTCTCATTAAGCGCAAAATCCGGTCCTTAGACCGGGGACTCAACTCCTCCTGGTGTTCATTCACAAAGTTCTGAACCTGATCGATACACTGGTCCAGATCTTCTATAGTGTGATCATAACGCCCGAGGTGCTCCATGGTCTTTTCACTCAGATCATTAAGAATTTGGGTCGAATTGGCCTGCTAACTCTTCAAATAATCGATCTATCTGGTCTTTATTACTCATGATGAATAATTAATTTCTTTCGTAAACTGTCTTTGGCCCGGGAAATCATTGTTGGGGAATACTCCATTTAATTCTTGTCGGTCATTTGGTTCATACCCATAAAAAAGGCCCAACCTTCCGGTTGGGCCGACGTTTAAGTGGGGATAGGCGATTCTCTCAACAATCTCTAACCTTAACTCCAATCACTAACATGATCGCCTGATACTTAAACGCAACAATCAAAAACCAACAATCATGAAAAAAATTATCTTCTAAATCTTTGTCTCTTTATACGTTCACACGTTGTAAGAAGGAATTCCCTTTTATGGCAATGGCCAGTTTTAAGGTTCGGTTGATCCTTCTTTCACGGATCTGTTCCAACCGGAAGAGTATCTCTGCCAGGCGTTGATCGTCCTCTTTTTCGATCAGCCGTCTGGTTGCCGATGGTAGGTCCTGGAAACTGAGCAGCTTTAATCTGTTCTTTCTCCTATTAAACCACACTTTTAAATAATCCCAATTCATCCATCAATACTCTTTAGGCTTAAAAAAATCACTGACTGTAACCATCATTTCCCAACTGCTGCGTAACCTCATTTAATTCCAACAACATCTTACGCTCTGCGACAGTCAGTGACTTTCCCTTCAAATCCTCCAACAACTCAATGAACTTATTTTGTTCTAACCCGATCAGGACTTCCGATCCAATGGATAACCCACTCAGGTAAATCTTTATGTCGTTGAGC contains:
- the dnaK gene encoding molecular chaperone DnaK, whose amino-acid sequence is MSKIIGIDLGTTNSCVSVMEGSEPTVIPNAEGKRTTPSVIAFVEGGEIKVGDPAKRQAVTNPTKTISSIKRFMGNKYSESSKEAERAAYKVVKGDNNTPRVDIDGRLYTPQELSAMILQKMKKTAEDYLGQDVTRAVITVPAYFNDSQRQATKEAGEIAGLTVERIINEPTAAALAYGMDKKDSDQKIVVFDFGGGTHDVSILELGDGVFEVLATDGDTHLGGDDVDSKIINWLADEFQSEEQMDLRKDPMALQRLKEAAEKAKIELSASSQTEINLPYVTATATGPKHLVKTLTRAKFEQLIDDLIKRTIEPCKTALKNAGLQTSDIDEIILVGGSTRIPAVQEAVEKFFGKAPSKGVNPDEVVAVGAAIQGGVLTGDVKDVLLLDVTPLSLGIETMGSVMTKLIDANTTIPTKKSQVFSTAADNQPSVEIHVLQGERPMAADNKTIGRFHLDGIPPAPRGVPQIEVTFDIDANGIIKVSATDKATGKSQDIRIEASSGLTDEEIEKMKRDAEANAEADKATKEKVDKINEADAMIFQTEKQLKEFGDKLSEDKKKPIEDALEELKKAHETKDVDTIQPALDKINEAWKTASEEMYKAQAEAQQNGAPTGDAEAGADSGENSDVEDVDFEEVK